A genomic region of Chryseobacterium sp. KACC 21268 contains the following coding sequences:
- a CDS encoding histidine kinase has translation MQKISSNYFTQRIGEFDFEQFYTQQKRLIFHSLMWLSFAFLLFLSYRLAYQLTYFNSFILTLRMCVVNMIVFYVFFYLLLPKILKQSFGLAIFYLIVSFPVFVIVWLLSTYLFSIIYHHLGFEILEGELKGAITASANQTFLEAISFSRIISQAIIFISLLSPFFFVKILFEISKLYSRTIKIQNQRNLLEIQNINIEKDFLRSQLNPHFLFNTLNNLYSLSLKKDNAVPEVILNLSDTMSYTLYESNSEKVELWKEVEFVKNYFELEKMRYSEDKKIHYEFPTETDCKGLKIAPLLTFTFIENAFKYGLKSKESAFLNLKIKIENGKFIFVIENDFEENKTKIIHGGIGIENVRKRLQLIYPNDFLLEILRSQNIFSVQLTINLIK, from the coding sequence ATGCAAAAAATATCTTCAAATTATTTTACCCAACGCATCGGTGAATTTGATTTTGAACAATTTTACACCCAACAAAAAAGATTGATATTCCATTCTTTAATGTGGTTGAGTTTTGCTTTTTTATTGTTTTTGAGTTATCGTTTAGCTTATCAACTCACGTATTTCAATAGTTTCATCCTTACACTTCGGATGTGCGTTGTGAATATGATTGTGTTCTATGTTTTCTTTTATCTACTTCTGCCAAAAATTTTAAAACAATCATTCGGATTGGCGATTTTTTATTTGATTGTCAGTTTTCCTGTGTTTGTAATAGTTTGGTTGCTATCAACTTACTTGTTTTCTATTATTTATCACCACTTAGGATTCGAAATTTTAGAAGGAGAATTGAAAGGTGCGATTACGGCGAGTGCCAACCAGACTTTTTTGGAAGCCATTTCTTTTAGTAGAATAATTTCTCAGGCCATTATTTTCATTTCGCTTTTATCGCCGTTCTTTTTTGTTAAAATCTTATTTGAAATCTCAAAACTTTACAGCCGAACCATTAAGATTCAAAACCAAAGAAATCTGCTGGAAATCCAAAATATCAATATTGAAAAAGACTTTCTAAGATCCCAGCTCAATCCACATTTTCTATTTAATACTTTGAATAATTTATACAGTTTGAGCCTTAAAAAAGACAATGCGGTTCCCGAAGTGATTCTCAACCTTTCCGACACAATGAGTTACACGTTGTACGAATCGAACAGTGAAAAAGTAGAATTATGGAAAGAAGTAGAATTCGTTAAAAATTATTTCGAGCTCGAAAAAATGCGTTATTCTGAGGATAAGAAAATTCATTATGAATTTCCTACAGAGACAGATTGCAAAGGTTTAAAGATTGCTCCGCTTTTGACTTTCACCTTCATAGAAAATGCTTTTAAATATGGTCTAAAATCAAAAGAATCAGCTTTTTTGAATCTTAAAATAAAGATTGAAAATGGGAAGTTTATTTTTGTGATAGAGAATGATTTCGAGGAAAACAAAACCAAAATTATTCACGGCGGAATCGGAATAGAAAATGTACGTAAACGGCTCCAGTTGATATATCCGAATGATTTTCTATTAGAAATTCTCAGGTCACAAAATATTTTCAGCGTGCAGTTAACAATCAATTTAATCAAGTAA
- a CDS encoding LytTR family DNA-binding domain-containing protein: protein MEKINCIIIDDEPLGRDVVESFAKEVSYLNILGIFENPMTALSFLEENPVDLVFSDIEMPKINGLDFLRTIENPPVFIFITAYREFALDGFDTGATDYLVKPVRFDRFLKAVQKAKNQIDLKRSSTSSQEHNDKIFIKSEGKIVKILLSEILYIEAQGDYLKVMTTSEIYSTQMTLTSMEESLQDKKFFRVQRSFILNLDFVRSIHGNMVELLNGKSISVSVNKKEELCRLLGM from the coding sequence ATGGAAAAAATAAATTGCATCATTATCGATGACGAACCACTTGGAAGAGACGTCGTAGAATCCTTCGCTAAAGAAGTTTCTTATCTAAACATTCTGGGGATTTTTGAAAACCCTATGACAGCTTTATCTTTTCTGGAAGAAAATCCCGTCGACCTTGTTTTTAGTGATATTGAAATGCCCAAAATCAATGGTTTGGATTTCCTTCGCACAATAGAAAATCCGCCCGTTTTTATTTTTATTACGGCTTATCGGGAATTTGCTTTAGACGGTTTTGATACTGGCGCGACAGATTATTTGGTGAAACCGGTTCGTTTTGATAGGTTTTTGAAAGCGGTGCAAAAAGCTAAAAATCAAATAGATTTAAAGAGGAGTTCTACAAGCTCGCAAGAGCACAACGACAAAATCTTTATTAAATCTGAAGGAAAAATTGTCAAAATTTTGTTGAGCGAAATTTTATATATCGAAGCCCAAGGCGATTATTTAAAAGTGATGACGACATCGGAAATCTATTCGACCCAAATGACACTTACATCGATGGAAGAGAGTTTACAAGACAAAAAATTCTTTAGAGTTCAGCGTTCATTTATCTTAAATCTTGATTTTGTTAGAAGTATCCACGGAAATATGGTGGAGCTACTGAACGGAAAATCTATCTCTGTTTCTGTGAATAAAAAGGAGGAACTTTGCAGATTGTTGGGAATGTGA